In Streptomyces canus, one DNA window encodes the following:
- a CDS encoding beta-galactosidase gives MSHPHHLRLPSPAGPPQTGHLPFADAPGVPDPIEVTSRWLTRGGRPWFPVSGEFHYSRYPAGEWEEELLKMKAGGVTAVASYLIWIHHEEIEGRVRFDGDRDLRRFAELCARHDLDFIPRVGPWSHAEVRNGGLPDWVLARDCVPRTDDPVYLDAVRPWFAAIAEQLSGLDRAHGGPIVAIQIENELYDQPGHLLTLKRMAQEAGLSAPLWTSTAWGGVRLPPDELLPLYGGYTEAFWTEADGGWPDTCRKHFFFTHQRDDEGIGSDLRPVSVRGGEPDAFADRFPWATCELGGGMAVSYHRRPYIDPDDIGALGLTKIGCGSVWQGYYMFHGGTNPAGELSTLQESHASGYPNDLPVLTYDFQAPLGEYGQYRRTYHELRLQHLLLADFGHLIAPMESALPERRPEGQFDRDTLRWAVRGDGTSGFLFVNNHQPHEQLPEHPETSFAVEFPSSGGELTLPSVPVTVPSGAYFCWPLRLEVAGLRLEWATAQPVCTVDVDGRAVLVLAATDGIAPELALDTATVSALRTPTGDVTPVGDRLLVTGLRPGTDALVEVDTADGGRVGLLVLDAATARTAYRGPAWGAERLVLCGDGVVFDRDEVRLHGSGTATSFAALPAPERAPVVEGVTAEAVTDGVFTRYAVPKAPAGEVSAVQVTLVRAAGPAPETVTGVQGRASAPADKYFDTVAAEYRVEVPDALPPGTLLRLRWSGDVGRAYVGDTLVADQFCAGRVWDIGLDRLPAEALRAEGLRLRILPLRAGAPVHLPEQARGERETAAVTHAEWITRRTWSVRAG, from the coding sequence ATGTCCCACCCGCACCACCTGCGCCTGCCCTCCCCCGCCGGGCCTCCGCAGACCGGGCACCTGCCCTTCGCGGACGCCCCGGGGGTGCCCGACCCGATCGAGGTGACCAGCCGTTGGCTCACCCGTGGCGGCCGGCCGTGGTTCCCGGTCTCCGGTGAGTTCCACTACTCCCGCTACCCCGCCGGGGAGTGGGAGGAGGAGCTGCTGAAGATGAAGGCGGGCGGTGTCACCGCCGTCGCCAGTTACCTCATCTGGATCCACCATGAGGAGATCGAGGGCCGCGTCCGCTTCGACGGCGACCGTGACCTGCGCCGCTTCGCCGAGCTGTGCGCCCGCCACGACCTGGACTTCATCCCCCGCGTCGGCCCCTGGTCGCACGCGGAGGTCCGGAACGGCGGCCTGCCCGACTGGGTCCTGGCCCGGGACTGCGTGCCCCGCACCGATGATCCCGTGTACCTGGACGCCGTACGCCCCTGGTTCGCGGCGATCGCCGAGCAGTTGAGCGGCCTCGACCGGGCGCACGGCGGCCCGATCGTGGCGATCCAGATCGAGAACGAGCTCTACGACCAGCCCGGCCATCTGCTGACGCTGAAGCGGATGGCCCAGGAGGCCGGTCTGAGCGCACCCCTGTGGACCTCGACGGCCTGGGGCGGTGTCCGACTCCCGCCGGACGAACTGCTTCCGCTCTACGGCGGCTACACCGAGGCCTTCTGGACCGAGGCCGACGGCGGTTGGCCCGACACCTGCCGCAAGCACTTCTTCTTCACCCACCAGCGCGACGACGAGGGCATCGGATCCGACCTGCGCCCGGTCAGCGTGCGGGGCGGCGAGCCCGACGCCTTCGCGGACCGATTCCCCTGGGCCACCTGCGAGTTGGGCGGCGGCATGGCGGTGTCGTACCACCGTCGGCCGTATATCGATCCCGACGACATCGGCGCGCTCGGCCTCACCAAGATCGGCTGCGGCTCGGTGTGGCAGGGCTACTACATGTTCCACGGCGGCACGAACCCGGCGGGCGAGCTCAGCACCCTGCAGGAGTCGCACGCCAGCGGCTATCCGAACGACCTGCCCGTCCTCACGTACGACTTCCAGGCACCGCTCGGCGAGTACGGCCAGTATCGGCGGACGTACCACGAACTCCGGCTCCAGCACCTGCTGTTGGCCGACTTCGGACACCTGATCGCCCCCATGGAGTCGGCGCTGCCCGAGCGGCGGCCGGAGGGGCAGTTCGACCGGGACACCTTGCGCTGGGCGGTGCGTGGTGATGGCACCTCGGGGTTCCTGTTCGTCAACAACCACCAGCCGCACGAACAGCTCCCGGAGCACCCGGAGACCTCGTTCGCGGTCGAATTCCCGTCCAGTGGCGGCGAGTTGACCCTGCCCAGCGTTCCTGTCACGGTTCCGAGCGGCGCGTACTTCTGCTGGCCACTGCGTCTCGAGGTGGCCGGCCTGCGGCTGGAGTGGGCCACCGCCCAGCCGGTGTGCACGGTGGACGTCGACGGCCGTGCGGTCCTGGTGCTGGCCGCGACGGACGGTATCGCGCCCGAACTCGCCCTGGACACGGCCACGGTGTCGGCTCTGCGCACGCCCACCGGCGATGTCACCCCGGTCGGCGACCGGCTGCTGGTGACCGGGCTGCGTCCCGGCACCGACGCCCTGGTGGAGGTGGACACCGCCGACGGCGGGCGGGTCGGCCTGCTGGTGCTGGACGCGGCGACGGCCCGTACCGCCTACCGGGGCCCTGCATGGGGTGCCGAGCGGCTGGTGTTGTGCGGTGACGGTGTGGTCTTCGACCGGGACGAGGTACGGCTGCACGGTTCGGGGACGGCGACGTCGTTCGCCGCGCTGCCCGCACCCGAGCGGGCGCCCGTGGTGGAGGGGGTCACAGCGGAGGCGGTCACGGACGGGGTGTTCACCCGTTACGCCGTCCCGAAGGCGCCGGCCGGCGAGGTCTCCGCGGTGCAGGTCACCCTCGTCCGGGCCGCCGGGCCCGCCCCCGAGACCGTCACCGGGGTCCAGGGCCGGGCGAGTGCTCCCGCCGACAAGTACTTCGACACCGTGGCCGCCGAGTACCGCGTCGAGGTGCCGGACGCGCTGCCGCCCGGGACGCTGCTGCGGCTGCGCTGGAGCGGGGACGTGGGGCGGGCGTACGTGGGAGACACGCTCGTCGCCGACCAGTTCTGCGCGGGACGGGTCTGGGACATCGGCCTGGACCGGCTGCCCGCCGAGGCCCTGCGGGCCGAGGGTCTGCGGCTGCGGATACTGCCACTGCGTGCCGGGGCGCCGGTGCATCTGCCGGAGCAGGCGCGTGGCGAGCGGGAGACGGCCGCCGTCACCCACGCCGAGTGGATCACCCGGCGCACCTGGTCGGTCCGGGCGGGCTGA
- a CDS encoding LacI family DNA-binding transcriptional regulator: MTPSAAEGAVPKGRSRRNFAGSRPVMDDVARLAGVSKQTVSRVLNEHPSVRPETREAVLTAMRTLGYRPSRSARSLASGRTRMLGVITFDAARYGPSAILTAINTAAQEAGYLLSSISLDTAEHDTVVEAVDRLSAEGADGVIAIAPQLWVGHALADTRFDTPLVVLENGFDPETERLTGDSRKGARKATEHLLGLGHPTVWHIAGPSGWTSADHRLASWRSTLEAAGARIPEPLFGDWSADSGYHLGRRLARRTDVTAVFVSNDQMALGVLHAFHEAGRSVPGEISVVGYDDIPEAAHLLPPLTTVRTDFAEIGTRSLRLLLSRIDDSARPPHPESLVPVDLVIRASSGAVPGH; this comes from the coding sequence ATGACCCCAAGCGCCGCCGAGGGAGCCGTCCCGAAGGGGCGCAGCCGACGCAACTTCGCCGGCTCGCGCCCGGTGATGGACGACGTGGCCCGGCTGGCCGGTGTCTCCAAGCAGACCGTCTCCCGTGTGCTCAACGAGCATCCGTCCGTCCGCCCCGAGACCCGCGAGGCGGTCCTGACGGCCATGCGGACCCTCGGCTACCGGCCCAGCCGCAGCGCCCGGTCGCTGGCCAGCGGGCGGACCCGGATGCTCGGGGTCATCACCTTCGACGCGGCGCGCTACGGACCGTCCGCGATCCTGACCGCGATCAACACCGCCGCCCAGGAGGCCGGTTATCTGCTCAGCTCCATCTCCCTGGACACGGCCGAGCACGACACGGTCGTCGAGGCCGTCGACCGGCTCTCGGCCGAGGGCGCGGACGGCGTGATCGCCATCGCCCCGCAGCTGTGGGTGGGCCACGCCCTGGCGGACACCCGGTTCGACACCCCGCTGGTGGTGCTGGAGAACGGTTTCGACCCGGAGACCGAGCGGCTCACCGGTGACTCCCGCAAGGGCGCCCGCAAGGCCACCGAGCATCTGCTGGGGCTCGGCCACCCGACCGTCTGGCACATCGCGGGGCCGAGCGGCTGGACCTCCGCAGACCACCGGTTGGCAAGCTGGCGCTCCACGCTGGAGGCGGCCGGAGCGCGGATCCCCGAGCCGTTGTTCGGCGACTGGAGCGCCGACTCCGGCTACCATCTGGGACGCCGACTGGCCCGGCGTACGGACGTCACCGCGGTGTTCGTGTCCAACGACCAGATGGCCCTAGGCGTCCTGCACGCCTTCCACGAGGCGGGGCGCTCGGTGCCGGGCGAGATCAGCGTGGTGGGCTACGACGACATCCCCGAGGCCGCGCATCTGCTGCCGCCGCTGACCACCGTGCGCACGGACTTCGCGGAGATCGGCACCCGGTCCCTGCGGCTCCTGCTGAGCCGGATCGACGACTCGGCAAGACCGCCGCACCCCGAGTCACTCGTCCCCGTCGACCTCGTGATCCGCGCGAGCAGCGGGGCGGTGCCGGGACACTGA
- a CDS encoding phosphatase PAP2 family protein, translating to MAKALSAVEESAESSKLWCAAAAAMAWRGGWRGRRAAAGLVAMVVAQLASNGLCKQLADRPRPPAEWIPHDEVADRPDSSSFPSGHTAAAVAFTAAPTWPAAGALCAVPTALVAVERVQSGAHYPSDVAAGAAIGLAGAWLTRRAPALFPRD from the coding sequence GTGGCCAAGGCGCTGTCGGCGGTGGAGGAGTCCGCGGAGAGCAGCAAGCTGTGGTGTGCTGCTGCCGCCGCGATGGCGTGGCGGGGCGGGTGGCGGGGCCGCAGGGCCGCCGCCGGACTCGTGGCCATGGTGGTCGCCCAACTGGCGTCGAACGGCCTGTGCAAGCAACTGGCCGACCGGCCCCGGCCGCCCGCGGAGTGGATCCCGCACGACGAGGTCGCCGACCGCCCCGACTCGTCCTCCTTCCCCTCCGGGCACACGGCGGCCGCGGTCGCCTTCACCGCCGCCCCCACCTGGCCGGCCGCGGGCGCGCTGTGCGCGGTGCCGACCGCCCTGGTGGCCGTGGAACGGGTGCAGTCGGGCGCCCACTACCCCAGTGATGTCGCCGCCGGTGCCGCCATCGGCCTGGCCGGCGCGTGGCTCACACGTCGTGCCCCGGCTCTGTTCCCGCGCGACTGA
- a CDS encoding YihY/virulence factor BrkB family protein — protein sequence MKLHLPGHKEHHDSDEAPEREVPRAEEAGPGPAVERHAPDTPTQLPKPAWGAVLRGSLREFKDDELTDRAAALTYYGLLSLFPALLVLVSLLGLTGKSATDTVLRNLKQFTPGSARDIITGAVEQLQNNAGVGSIMAIVGIVLAVWSASGYVAAFMRAANRVYDMPEGRPIWKILPVRVGLTVVLMVLAVVSALIVVFTGTLARKAGTAIGIGDTGLTVWSIAKWPVLVVLVTIMIALLYWGTPNAKVKGFRWITPGSFLALVIWLLASAGFAFYVANFASYNKTYGTMAGVIVFLVWLWISNLAILLGLEFDAETVRQRAIAGGLPPDKEPYTEPRDTRTWDEQDLRRLDDSGPAHSG from the coding sequence ATGAAGCTGCATCTTCCTGGACATAAAGAGCACCACGACAGCGACGAGGCTCCGGAACGCGAGGTCCCGCGGGCCGAGGAGGCGGGCCCCGGGCCCGCCGTGGAGCGGCATGCGCCGGACACGCCCACGCAGCTGCCGAAGCCGGCCTGGGGGGCGGTGCTGCGCGGCAGCCTGCGGGAGTTCAAGGACGACGAGCTCACCGACCGGGCCGCCGCGCTGACGTACTACGGCCTGTTGTCGCTCTTCCCGGCCCTGCTGGTCCTGGTGTCGCTGCTCGGCCTGACCGGCAAGTCCGCCACGGACACGGTGCTCAGGAATCTCAAGCAGTTCACTCCGGGTTCCGCCCGCGACATCATCACCGGAGCCGTCGAGCAGCTGCAGAACAACGCGGGCGTCGGATCGATCATGGCGATCGTCGGCATCGTCCTGGCGGTGTGGTCGGCGTCCGGGTACGTGGCCGCGTTCATGCGCGCGGCCAACCGGGTCTACGACATGCCGGAGGGCCGCCCGATCTGGAAGATCCTTCCGGTGCGGGTCGGCCTGACGGTCGTCCTGATGGTGCTCGCCGTCGTCAGTGCCCTGATCGTGGTCTTCACCGGCACTCTGGCCCGCAAGGCGGGCACGGCGATCGGGATCGGCGACACCGGCCTCACGGTGTGGTCGATCGCCAAGTGGCCCGTCCTGGTGGTCCTGGTCACGATCATGATCGCGCTCCTGTACTGGGGCACGCCGAACGCCAAGGTGAAGGGGTTCAGGTGGATCACACCGGGCAGCTTCCTCGCCCTGGTCATCTGGCTGCTCGCGTCCGCGGGATTCGCTTTCTACGTCGCCAACTTCGCCTCGTACAACAAGACCTACGGCACCATGGCCGGTGTCATCGTCTTCCTGGTCTGGCTGTGGATCAGCAACCTGGCGATTCTTCTGGGCCTGGAGTTCGACGCCGAGACGGTCCGGCAGCGGGCCATCGCCGGCGGCCTGCCGCCCGACAAGGAGCCCTACACGGAGCCGCGTGACACCAGGACGTGGGACGAGCAGGACCTGCGCCGGCTCGACGACTCGGGACCGGCGCACAGCGGGTGA
- a CDS encoding RICIN domain-containing protein, with amino-acid sequence MHTLTRLGRSGAAILVTVAAASVLTSLSTPADAATALPTGFSTVMNAASGRCLDARSAGTANGTVVQQYACNSTTAQQWSFTATSDGYVRIDNRNDTGQVVDVADVSTADNAPVHLWAYGGGANQQWLPVHEGGGAYHFVNRNSGKCLDDPGASTADSAQFVQYTCNGSAAQRFQVVPVAQSATNPDLGPNVVVFDPSMSSSTIQSRLNSIFQQQETNQFGAQRYAVLFKPGSYTADADVGFYTQVAGLGLTPDAVTINGAVHAEADWFQGNATQNFWRGAENLSVNPTNGSDRWAVSQAAAYRRMHLRGNLALDDNGWSSGGLLADTKIDGQVDSGSQQQWLTRNSQLGSWTGANWNMVFVGSQGVPGTSFPNPPHTTVAQSPVGREKPFLYVDGDGAYKVFVPSVRSNSTGTSWANGSPSGSSLSLDTFYVVKPGASAADINAALAAGKNLLVTPGVYHLNQTLQVNRADTVVLGLGLATFVPDNGVTAMKVADVDGVKVAGVLFDAGTTNSPTLMEVGPTGSSASHAANPTSLHDVYFRVGGAGVGKATTSLVINSDNVIGDHMWIWRADHGSGVGWTTNTADTGLIVNGDNVTAYGLFVEHYQKYQTVWNGNGGRTYFYQNEMPYDPPNQAAWSNGSTQGYAAYKVADSVTSHQAYGLGSYCYFNVNPGVVAERAIEAPNTSGVRFQSMVTVSLGGTGTIRHVVNGSGGPSNSSTNVANLTNYP; translated from the coding sequence ATGCACACCCTCACGCGCCTTGGCAGATCCGGCGCCGCCATCCTCGTCACGGTGGCCGCCGCGTCCGTCCTGACCTCCCTCTCCACGCCCGCCGATGCCGCCACCGCGCTGCCCACCGGTTTTTCTACTGTCATGAACGCGGCAAGCGGACGGTGTCTGGACGCCAGGTCGGCCGGCACCGCCAACGGCACCGTCGTCCAGCAGTACGCGTGCAACAGCACCACGGCCCAGCAGTGGAGCTTCACCGCCACGAGCGACGGCTATGTCCGTATCGACAACCGCAACGACACCGGCCAGGTCGTGGACGTGGCCGACGTCTCCACCGCCGACAACGCTCCTGTGCACCTCTGGGCCTACGGCGGTGGCGCCAACCAGCAGTGGCTGCCCGTGCACGAGGGCGGCGGCGCCTATCACTTCGTCAACCGCAACAGCGGCAAGTGCCTCGACGATCCGGGTGCCTCGACCGCCGACAGCGCGCAGTTCGTGCAGTACACGTGCAACGGCAGCGCGGCCCAGCGCTTCCAGGTGGTCCCCGTGGCCCAGTCGGCCACCAACCCGGACCTGGGGCCCAACGTGGTCGTCTTCGACCCGTCGATGTCGTCCTCGACGATCCAGTCGCGGCTGAACTCGATCTTCCAGCAGCAGGAGACCAACCAGTTCGGCGCCCAGCGCTACGCCGTCCTGTTCAAGCCGGGCTCCTACACCGCGGATGCCGACGTCGGCTTCTACACCCAGGTCGCGGGGCTCGGACTGACCCCGGACGCCGTCACCATCAACGGCGCGGTGCACGCCGAGGCCGACTGGTTCCAGGGCAACGCGACGCAGAACTTCTGGCGTGGGGCCGAGAACCTGTCCGTCAACCCCACGAACGGCAGCGACCGTTGGGCCGTTTCGCAGGCGGCGGCATACCGCCGGATGCATCTGCGCGGCAACCTCGCCCTCGACGACAACGGCTGGTCCAGCGGTGGCCTGCTCGCCGACACGAAGATCGACGGTCAGGTCGACTCCGGCAGCCAGCAACAGTGGTTGACCCGCAACTCCCAGCTCGGCAGCTGGACCGGCGCCAACTGGAACATGGTCTTCGTCGGCAGCCAGGGCGTCCCCGGCACCAGCTTCCCCAACCCGCCCCACACCACGGTCGCGCAGTCCCCGGTGGGCCGGGAGAAGCCCTTCCTGTACGTCGACGGCGACGGCGCCTACAAGGTGTTCGTACCGTCCGTACGGTCCAACTCCACCGGCACCAGCTGGGCGAACGGCTCCCCCTCCGGCAGCTCCCTGTCCCTGGACACCTTCTACGTCGTCAAGCCGGGCGCGAGTGCCGCGGACATCAACGCGGCGCTGGCGGCGGGCAAGAACCTCCTGGTCACCCCCGGCGTGTACCACCTGAACCAGACGCTCCAGGTGAACCGCGCCGACACCGTCGTCCTCGGCCTCGGCCTCGCCACGTTCGTCCCGGACAACGGCGTCACCGCGATGAAGGTGGCCGACGTCGACGGCGTGAAGGTCGCGGGCGTCCTCTTCGACGCGGGCACCACCAACTCGCCCACCCTCATGGAGGTCGGGCCGACCGGCTCCTCCGCCTCCCACGCCGCGAACCCGACCTCCCTGCACGACGTGTACTTCCGCGTCGGCGGCGCGGGCGTCGGCAAGGCGACCACCAGCCTCGTGATCAACAGCGACAACGTCATCGGCGACCACATGTGGATCTGGCGCGCCGACCACGGCAGCGGTGTCGGCTGGACCACCAACACCGCGGACACGGGCCTGATCGTCAACGGCGACAACGTCACGGCCTACGGCCTGTTCGTCGAGCACTACCAGAAGTACCAGACCGTCTGGAACGGCAACGGCGGCCGCACGTACTTCTACCAGAACGAGATGCCGTACGACCCGCCCAACCAGGCGGCCTGGTCGAACGGTTCCACCCAGGGCTACGCCGCCTACAAGGTCGCCGACTCGGTCACCAGCCACCAGGCCTACGGCCTCGGCAGCTATTGCTACTTCAACGTCAACCCGGGCGTGGTCGCGGAACGGGCCATCGAGGCGCCCAACACCTCGGGCGTGCGCTTCCAGAGCATGGTGACGGTCTCCCTCGGCGGCACCGGCACGATCCGGCACGTCGTCAACGGCTCCGGTGGCCCGTCCAACTCCTCGACCAACGTGGCCAATCTGACCAACTACCCGTAG
- a CDS encoding glycoside hydrolase family 19 protein, with amino-acid sequence MSVSLRGGRFAVFPVLAAVLTALFTVTPAHAASGTITGLAGKCADVAGASTANGTAVQLYDCNGTGAQIWSNPGDGTLRALGKCLDIADRSTADGAAVQLWDCSGGANQQWVVSGARDIVNPAANKCLDVRDNSSANGARLQIWTCAGTANQKWNAPASGGGGTPSGFVVTEAQFNQMFPNRNSFYTYSGLVAALSAYPGFATTGSDTVKKQEAAAFLANVNHETGGLVHIVEQNTANYPTYCDGNQPYGCPAGQAAYYGRGPIQLSWNFNYKAAGDALGLDLLNNPWLVQNDSAVAWKTGLWYWNTQSGPGTMTPHSAMVDQAGFGQTIRSINGSLECDGRNPAQVQSRVDAYNRFTSILGVSPGGNLYC; translated from the coding sequence ATGTCCGTATCCCTCCGCGGAGGTCGCTTCGCGGTCTTCCCCGTCCTCGCCGCCGTGCTCACCGCGCTGTTCACGGTGACGCCCGCACACGCCGCCTCCGGCACGATCACCGGCCTCGCCGGCAAGTGCGCCGACGTGGCGGGCGCGAGCACCGCCAACGGAACGGCCGTTCAGCTCTACGACTGCAACGGCACCGGCGCCCAGATCTGGTCCAACCCCGGTGACGGGACCCTGCGGGCGCTCGGCAAGTGTCTGGACATCGCCGACCGCAGCACCGCCGACGGGGCGGCCGTACAGCTGTGGGACTGTTCGGGCGGTGCCAACCAGCAGTGGGTGGTCTCCGGCGCACGCGACATCGTCAACCCGGCCGCGAACAAGTGCCTGGACGTCCGCGACAACAGCAGCGCCAACGGCGCCCGGCTGCAGATCTGGACCTGCGCCGGTACGGCCAACCAGAAGTGGAACGCGCCCGCGAGCGGAGGCGGCGGCACACCGTCCGGATTCGTCGTCACCGAGGCGCAGTTCAACCAGATGTTCCCGAACCGGAACTCCTTCTACACCTACAGCGGCCTGGTGGCGGCGCTGAGCGCCTACCCCGGATTCGCGACCACCGGCAGCGACACGGTGAAGAAGCAGGAGGCCGCGGCCTTCCTCGCCAACGTGAACCACGAGACCGGCGGCCTCGTCCACATCGTCGAGCAGAACACCGCCAACTACCCCACCTACTGCGACGGGAACCAGCCGTACGGCTGCCCGGCGGGCCAGGCCGCGTACTACGGGCGTGGCCCGATCCAGCTGTCCTGGAACTTCAACTACAAGGCCGCCGGCGACGCGTTGGGGCTCGACCTGCTCAACAACCCCTGGCTGGTGCAGAACGACTCCGCCGTGGCCTGGAAGACCGGCCTCTGGTACTGGAACACCCAGTCCGGCCCCGGCACCATGACCCCGCACAGCGCCATGGTCGACCAGGCCGGCTTCGGCCAGACGATCCGCAGCATCAACGGCTCCCTGGAGTGCGACGGGCGCAACCCGGCCCAGGTGCAGAGCCGCGTCGACGCCTACAACCGGTTCACGTCGATCCTCGGGGTCAGCCCCGGCGGCAACCTCTACTGCTGA